From a single Silene latifolia isolate original U9 population chromosome 6, ASM4854445v1, whole genome shotgun sequence genomic region:
- the LOC141588492 gene encoding uncharacterized protein LOC141588492, whose product MWSNFKLTWSGEVYKDTFWSAARATTEAEFKAQMKGMEMLSKEAYQWLNKIPPSAWSRHTFSTQSKSNMLLNNLCESFNNVLREVRDKPILTHMEWMRRYVMKRNFEKREGVGKYKAKFMPYAEKYTKKVIKESRFCLVERATTELFEVEYRGEFHSVNLHTRSCTCRHWDLTGLPCIHVVASILKQRQVVRDYIDEAYSKAKYESAYAPVVLPMPGSKQWEKSGLPEPLPPHERKMLGRPSKKKRRKEAGHYKRTCKKPAVEARAPKNAGGRPLVNTEWAKERRDKVATRKAIKEAYKAAHPSQFASQVNSSQAATQGSTVAEPSWARENC is encoded by the exons ATGTGGTCTAACTTCAAGCTTACTTGGTCTGGTGAAGTTTACAAAGATACTTTCTGGTCAGCAGCAAGAGCAACAACTGAG GCTGAATTTAAAGCTCAAATGAAAGGAATGGAGATGTTATCCAAAGAAGCTTATCAATGGTTGAATAAAATCCCACCTAGTGCATGGTCAAGACATACATTTTCCACTCAAAGTAAGTCAAACATGCTCCTCAACAACTTGTGTGAGTCCTTTAATAATGTTTTGAGAGAGGTAAGGGACAAGCCTATCCTCACCCACATGGAGTGGATGAGGAGATATGTGATGAAGAGAAACTTTGAGAAAAGGGAAGGAGTTGGGAAATATAAAGCCAAGTTCATGCCTTATGCTGAAAAGTACACTAAGAAAGTTATTAAAGAGTCTAGGTTTTGTTTGGTTGAACGTGCAACAACAGAGTTGTTTGAGGTGGAATATAGGGGAGAGTTTCACAGTGTTAATTTACACACAAGATCATGCACTTGTCGTCATTGGGACCTCACTGGACTCCCTTGTATTCATGTTGTTGCTTCTATACTGAAGCAAAGACAAGTTGTGCGTGATTATATTGATGAAGCCTACTCTAAAGCCAAGTATGAGTCAGCATATGCACCTGTTGTTTTACCTATGCCTGGGTCTAAACAATGGGAGAAGAGTGGCTTACCTGAACCTCTACCACCACATGAGAGGAAGATGCTTGGCAGGCCTTCaaagaagaaaaggaggaaagaagCTG GACATTATAAAAGGACCTGCAAGAAACCAGCAGTTGAGGCTAGAGCTCCTAAAAATGCAGGTGGCAGACCATTGGTGAATACAGAATGGGCAAAGGAAAGAAGAGACAAGGTTGCAACAAGAAAGGCAATAAAGGAAGCATACAAGGCTGCTCATCCTTCTCAATTTGCAAGTCAAGTTAATTCATCTCAGGCAGCCACACAAGGAAGCACAGTAGCTGAGCCAAGCTGGGCTAGGGAAAATTGTTGA